The following is a genomic window from Rhizobium sp. NRK18.
CAAACAAAAACCGGCATCCATTCGATGCCGGTCCTCTTCTCATGGCAACGGTTCCAAGGCTCAGGAGCCTGTGTAACCGGGGACCGGATTGCCGTTGTTGCCGCCATCCTGTCGCTTGGACGGACGGTCACGCATGAAACGGTCGAACTCTTCCTGGTCCCGCGCCCTGCGCAGTTCGCGCATGTACTCGTCGAAGTCGGCACGCATCTCATCGAGCTTGCGGCGTTCTTCTTCCAGCCGTTCCAGTTCCTGCCGGCGCCAGTCGTCGAAGGCGACGTTGCCGGTAGAGAAATGCGGACGGCCGTATCGGCTACGGCTCGACCTGCAGCCGGCAAAGAGTCCGTCTGCTTTCGAGTTCATGTCCCGCTTGAATTCCTGCAAGCGTTCGCCGAACAGGATGTAGGCGAGCATAGCCAGGCCGAGAGGCCAGAAAATGACGAAGCCCAACACCATCAGTGCGATCGTTGCCGGCGTCCAGTCGGGACGAAGCAATGCTGACTGGTTCATTGTGAGTTACCTCGCTTTCCTCGGACCGGCAGGATGCCGAACCGATGAGTTTGATGTGGTAACCCTCCAATTCGGGTTCAAGCATATGGCATCCGAATTCGGACAATCGCCTGTTCTGCAAGCGATTTATCGGAATGCCTCTTGCAGCGGAAGCGGCGGTGCCGGACGCTTCAGGCCTTCCCGCCTTCGATGACCCGCGGGCTCATGGCCTTGCGGCCGCCGCTGTGGGCGCGGGCAAAATCGACGATCATCGGAACGATGTCGCGGCGGAACCTCGACCCGTTGAAGACGCCGTAATGGCCGACATCGGCCTGCACGTAATGCATCCGCTTTTCGTTCGGGATGCCCGGGCAGATGAAATGCGCGGCTTCCGTCTGGCCGACACCGGAGATGTCGTCGTTCTGGCCCTCGACAGTCAGAAGGCCGACATTGCGGATTGCCTTGGTATCGACCTTGCGCCCGCGATGTTTGAAGCGGCCGTTGGGAAGCGAATGCTTGATGAAAACCTCGTCGACCGTCTGCAGATAGAATTCCGCCGTCAGGTCCATGACAGCAAGATATTCGTCATAGAAGTCGCGATGCTTTTCCGCCGAATCGCCGTCGTTCTTCACCATGTGGAAGAAGAAATCCTTCTGGGCAATCATGTGGCGGTCGAGGTTCATCGACATGAAGCCGGAGAGCTGCAAGAAACCTGGATAGACGGGGCGCATGAAACCCGGCTGCGGCCACGGCACATTCATGATCACATTGTCACGGAACCAGTCGAGCGGCTTGCTCTGGGCCAGCTTGTTGACCGCCGTCGGATTGACGCGCGTGTCGATCGGGCCACCCATCAGGGTCATGGTCGCCGGCACGCAGGGGTCCGCATCCATTTCCATCACGCCCACGGCGGCAAGCAGCGGAACCGACGGCTGGCAGACGCCGACGGCATTCACACCCGGTCCCATGAACTGGAAGATGTCGATCAGGTAGTCGATGAAGTCGTCGAGATCGAAGCGGCCTTCCGACACCGGCACCATGCGGGCATCCACCCAATCGGTGATGTAGACATCGGCATGCGGCAACAGCGCCTCGACCGTGCCGCGCAGCAATGTGGCGTAATGGCCGGACATCGGCGCGACGAGCAGGATGCGGGGATCCTTGCCATGATTGGCAGGGAGAACACGCTCGAAATGAATGAGGTTGCAGAATGGCCGGGACCAGATGACCTTTTCATGGACGGACACGCGCTCACCACCGACCTCGGTCTCGGTCAAGCCGAATTCCGGCTTGCCGTAGCGCCGGGTGGATCGCTCGAACACCTCCAGCGCGGCGGCGACCGATCGGCCAAGCATCGTGTGGGACAAGGGGTTCAGCGGATTGCGATAGGCCATCCGCCACCAATCCGCCCCTGCCCTGAACGGCGCGACCATGGCATGGTTCAATTCATAGAGCTGATAAAACATGGGAAATGCCACCTTTCTGGTCCGGATATCCCACGCAGCTTGCCCATGGCTTGTCGGCGCCGCGTCTTCTGCGCTTCCTTTTCATGAAGGAAGCTGCCGGTCCTGCCGGCATTCGGGATGTCCGTCATGTCTTTACCTGGAGCCGAGGACAGATTTTTCCAGCCGACTTCCACGTTTTCCATCCGACCGTAGCAGGTTTCTTTTGCGGCGCAACAGCTGCCTTGTCGCAACGCAAGAAACGTGCTCCGCTCTACACTTGCCGGCTGGTGCTCTCGCGCTATGTTTCACATACAACTGTGCGTGCGCGCGACAGCCCACGGTCATACCTTAGCCGGATTCCACCCCAGGATTCGGAACCAAAGCGAACTCCCAGGTCGTGTTTCACGTGAATCACGCGCGTATTCGATTTATATTCCTTCAGAGGCAATACAGATGTCCTTCCTTCATCCGAGAAAACCCGCCCACGACATCGATCCACTGTTCGCAAATCGCTGGTCGCCGCGCTCGTTCACCAGCGATCCTTTGCCGGAGTCCGATCTCAAGATCATTCTCGAAGCAGCGCGTTGGGCGCCGTCCGGCAGCAATCGCCAGCCGTGGCGTTTTATCTACGGCCTGCGCGGCACGCCCGCATGGGAGAAAATCGGACCGGTGCTGATGGACTCCAACTTCCGCTGGGCGCGCAATGCAGGCGCGCTGATCCTGGTCTACTCCAGACAGACGATCCGGGACGACAAGACGGGTGAATCGAAGAATCTCTACAGCCATGCCTTCGATGCAGGTGCCGCCTGGGTATCGCTTGCTCTGCAGGCGTCCAAACTCGGCTATCATGCCCATGCCATGGGCGGTATTCACCACGACAAGGCCATGGACATCTTCTCCGTCCCCAGGGACTTCCGTCCAGAGGTTGCCATCGCCGTCGGCAAGATGGGCTCCCCGGACGACCTGCCGGAGGAGCTGCGTCTGCGAGAGGTGCCGAGCGACCGGCTGCCGCTCGACGCGATTGCCGGTGAAGGGACCTTCCCGGAAGGCTGAAACAGAAAGACCCGCCGGACGATATCCG
Proteins encoded in this region:
- a CDS encoding nitroreductase family protein; translation: MSFLHPRKPAHDIDPLFANRWSPRSFTSDPLPESDLKIILEAARWAPSGSNRQPWRFIYGLRGTPAWEKIGPVLMDSNFRWARNAGALILVYSRQTIRDDKTGESKNLYSHAFDAGAAWVSLALQASKLGYHAHAMGGIHHDKAMDIFSVPRDFRPEVAIAVGKMGSPDDLPEELRLREVPSDRLPLDAIAGEGTFPEG
- a CDS encoding DUF2852 domain-containing protein, which produces MNQSALLRPDWTPATIALMVLGFVIFWPLGLAMLAYILFGERLQEFKRDMNSKADGLFAGCRSSRSRYGRPHFSTGNVAFDDWRRQELERLEEERRKLDEMRADFDEYMRELRRARDQEEFDRFMRDRPSKRQDGGNNGNPVPGYTGS
- a CDS encoding polyhydroxyalkanoate depolymerase, which codes for MFYQLYELNHAMVAPFRAGADWWRMAYRNPLNPLSHTMLGRSVAAALEVFERSTRRYGKPEFGLTETEVGGERVSVHEKVIWSRPFCNLIHFERVLPANHGKDPRILLVAPMSGHYATLLRGTVEALLPHADVYITDWVDARMVPVSEGRFDLDDFIDYLIDIFQFMGPGVNAVGVCQPSVPLLAAVGVMEMDADPCVPATMTLMGGPIDTRVNPTAVNKLAQSKPLDWFRDNVIMNVPWPQPGFMRPVYPGFLQLSGFMSMNLDRHMIAQKDFFFHMVKNDGDSAEKHRDFYDEYLAVMDLTAEFYLQTVDEVFIKHSLPNGRFKHRGRKVDTKAIRNVGLLTVEGQNDDISGVGQTEAAHFICPGIPNEKRMHYVQADVGHYGVFNGSRFRRDIVPMIVDFARAHSGGRKAMSPRVIEGGKA